A window of the Halobacterium hubeiense genome harbors these coding sequences:
- a CDS encoding DUF7123 family protein, which yields MSATQSPSTDADEPQDKETRLKAYLREKADDGEVYFKSKFIADDVDLSPKEIGALMVKLSKSATDLEVEKWSYTSATTWRVQSA from the coding sequence ATGAGCGCAACCCAATCCCCCTCCACCGACGCCGACGAACCGCAGGACAAGGAAACGCGGCTCAAGGCGTACCTCCGCGAGAAGGCCGACGACGGCGAGGTGTACTTCAAGAGCAAGTTCATCGCCGACGACGTGGACCTCTCCCCGAAGGAAATCGGCGCGCTCATGGTGAAGCTCTCGAAGTCCGCGACCGATCTCGAAGTCGAGAAGTGGTCGTACACGAGCGCCACCACGTGGCGCGTGCAGTCCGCGTAA
- a CDS encoding molybdopterin synthase, whose product MQLHGIVGDGADGVADRLADRLAERGRVGVVRAGDPDTTERTTYTVGDGWTGAGADRSPDHLLDDLARDHDYALLVGFPDARVPQIAVGDATVEDPALRLDPETPDLDAAVDAVEAAEPFETLASLVAELKRSPRADYSGAIATFTGRVRALEDEDDEWTESLTFEKYDAVAAERTRTIREELEARDGVLDVRLHHRVGRVEAGEDIVFVAVLAGHRGEAFEAVSDGIDRLKEEVPIFKKEVTVEDEFWKHEQ is encoded by the coding sequence ATGCAACTACACGGCATCGTCGGCGACGGCGCCGACGGCGTCGCGGACCGACTCGCCGACCGTCTCGCAGAGCGCGGCCGCGTCGGCGTCGTTCGCGCCGGCGACCCCGACACCACGGAACGAACCACGTACACCGTCGGCGACGGCTGGACGGGCGCGGGCGCGGACCGCTCGCCCGACCACCTGCTCGACGACCTCGCCCGCGACCACGACTACGCGCTGCTCGTCGGCTTCCCGGACGCCCGCGTCCCCCAGATTGCCGTCGGGGACGCCACCGTCGAGGACCCCGCACTCCGCCTCGACCCCGAGACCCCGGACCTCGACGCTGCCGTGGACGCCGTCGAGGCCGCCGAGCCCTTCGAGACGCTGGCCTCGCTGGTCGCGGAGCTGAAGCGCTCGCCGCGCGCGGACTACTCCGGCGCCATCGCGACGTTCACGGGCCGCGTCCGCGCGCTCGAAGACGAGGACGACGAGTGGACGGAGTCGCTGACCTTCGAGAAGTACGACGCCGTGGCCGCCGAGCGCACTCGGACCATCCGCGAGGAGCTGGAAGCCCGCGACGGCGTCCTCGACGTCCGCCTCCACCACCGCGTCGGCCGCGTCGAGGCCGGCGAGGACATCGTCTTCGTGGCGGTGCTGGCGGGCCACCGCGGCGAGGCCTTCGAGGCGGTCTCGGACGGCATCGACCGACTCAAGGAGGAGGTCCCGATTTTCAAGAAGGAGGTCACCGTCGAGGACGAGTTCTGGAAGCACGAGCAGTAG
- the pyrH gene encoding UMP kinase: MRVVVSIGGSVLAPDLAHERVEEHAAAIEELADAGCEVGAVVGGGGVARDYITTARALGANEIELDDIGVDVTRLNARLLIAALDGMAAPSPAESYEKAGEAIRRGDVAVMGGVVAGQTTDAVSAALAEYTDADLLLYATSVPGVFSADPNEEADAERFDEMTAGELVDIIADIEMNAGSSAPVDLLAAKLIERSGVRTIVLDGTDPSRIVDAVLYGEHDGTDIIPEGTADQMTYWADEK, from the coding sequence ATGCGTGTCGTTGTTTCTATCGGCGGGAGCGTCCTCGCGCCCGACCTCGCCCACGAGCGGGTCGAGGAGCACGCCGCCGCCATCGAAGAACTCGCCGACGCCGGCTGCGAAGTCGGAGCCGTCGTCGGCGGCGGGGGTGTCGCGCGGGACTACATCACGACGGCGCGGGCGCTCGGCGCCAACGAAATCGAACTGGACGACATCGGCGTCGACGTCACGCGCCTGAACGCCCGCCTGCTCATCGCGGCGCTCGACGGGATGGCGGCGCCCAGTCCCGCTGAGAGCTACGAGAAGGCCGGCGAGGCGATTCGCCGCGGCGACGTCGCGGTGATGGGCGGCGTGGTCGCCGGGCAGACCACGGACGCGGTCAGCGCGGCGCTGGCGGAGTACACTGACGCCGACCTGCTGCTGTACGCGACCAGCGTCCCGGGCGTGTTCAGCGCCGACCCCAACGAGGAGGCCGACGCCGAGCGCTTCGACGAGATGACCGCGGGCGAGCTCGTGGACATCATCGCGGACATCGAGATGAACGCGGGGTCGTCGGCGCCCGTGGACCTGCTCGCCGCGAAGCTCATCGAGCGCTCGGGCGTCCGCACCATCGTCCTCGACGGCACCGACCCCTCCCGCATCGTGGACGCCGTGCTGTACGGCGAACACGACGGGACGGACATCATCCCCGAGGGCACCGCCGACCAGATGACCTACTGGGCGGACGAGAAGTAG
- the lysS gene encoding lysine--tRNA ligase yields the protein MHPDDDPYILGDERGFWADTAADRVLDRDPEEPIVIKGGISPSGVPHLGNMNEIVRGYFVAEVLRERGYDVRQIFTSDDRDPLRKLPRKLADLDGDLVDLGDVNAGALGQNLGAPYTAIPDPFGCCESYGAHFSNLIEESAELLGIDVEMVSNTELYEDGDLEAVTEFLLENRENAREVLGEYQEKVDADYVPFRPICENCGHVTETDAVTDIDLDEGVVHYECSDVEAGDRTIEGCGHEGTASLRDGKLPWRFEWPAQWQVLGVDFEPFGKDHAEGSWPSGTDVARNVLDDEPPVPMVYEWFTLDGEPFSSSEGHVVLVQDVLRLLEPEVVRFFFSKDPQRARDFSVERLDQLVDEFDRMEAVYFGEIDADEDERERAERVYPLVVDEPRKERIRIPYTFAAVLGMTDDPALREEIARREGHIPEDAPDWAIDAALERVERAREWARRTDNEFNYSLARTEIPDHDFDAATEEALDELADFLEAEEPDGDELQGEIYETAKRHDVDIGAFFSAGYRLFFDEDQGPKLGPFLAKLDREFVLGRLRRRR from the coding sequence ATGCACCCCGACGACGACCCCTACATTCTCGGCGACGAACGCGGCTTCTGGGCGGACACCGCGGCCGACCGCGTGCTCGACCGCGACCCCGAGGAGCCAATCGTCATCAAGGGCGGCATCTCGCCGTCGGGCGTCCCGCACCTCGGGAACATGAACGAAATCGTCCGCGGCTACTTCGTCGCGGAAGTGCTCCGGGAGCGCGGCTACGACGTCCGGCAGATTTTCACCAGCGACGACCGCGACCCGCTCCGCAAGCTCCCGCGGAAGCTCGCGGACCTCGACGGCGACCTCGTCGATTTGGGGGACGTGAACGCGGGCGCGCTCGGGCAGAATCTCGGTGCGCCCTACACGGCGATTCCCGACCCGTTCGGGTGCTGTGAGTCCTACGGCGCGCACTTCTCGAATCTCATCGAGGAGTCCGCGGAGCTGCTGGGCATCGACGTGGAGATGGTGTCGAACACCGAGCTGTACGAGGACGGCGACCTCGAAGCAGTCACGGAGTTCCTCCTCGAAAACCGGGAGAACGCTCGCGAGGTGCTCGGCGAGTACCAGGAGAAAGTCGACGCCGACTACGTCCCGTTCCGGCCCATCTGCGAGAACTGCGGCCACGTCACCGAGACCGACGCCGTCACCGACATCGACCTCGACGAGGGCGTCGTCCACTACGAGTGCAGCGACGTCGAGGCTGGCGACCGCACCATCGAGGGCTGCGGGCACGAGGGCACCGCGAGCCTGCGCGACGGGAAGCTCCCGTGGCGCTTCGAGTGGCCCGCGCAGTGGCAGGTGCTGGGCGTGGACTTCGAGCCGTTCGGCAAAGACCACGCCGAGGGCTCGTGGCCGTCCGGGACGGACGTCGCGCGCAACGTCCTCGACGACGAACCCCCGGTGCCGATGGTGTACGAGTGGTTCACGCTCGACGGCGAGCCGTTCTCCTCCTCGGAGGGCCACGTCGTCCTCGTGCAGGACGTGCTCCGGCTCCTGGAGCCGGAAGTGGTGCGGTTCTTCTTCAGCAAGGACCCCCAGCGAGCGCGGGACTTCTCCGTCGAACGCCTCGACCAACTGGTCGACGAGTTCGACCGCATGGAAGCCGTCTACTTCGGGGAAATCGACGCCGACGAGGACGAACGCGAGCGCGCCGAACGCGTCTACCCCCTCGTCGTGGACGAGCCCCGCAAAGAGCGCATCCGCATCCCGTACACGTTCGCGGCCGTGCTCGGGATGACCGACGACCCCGCGCTCCGCGAGGAAATCGCACGGCGCGAGGGACACATCCCCGAGGACGCCCCCGACTGGGCAATCGACGCCGCGCTGGAACGCGTCGAGCGCGCCCGCGAGTGGGCACGCCGCACGGACAACGAGTTCAACTACAGCCTCGCGCGCACGGAGATTCCCGACCACGACTTCGACGCCGCCACCGAGGAAGCCCTCGACGAGCTCGCGGACTTCCTCGAAGCCGAGGAGCCCGACGGCGACGAGCTACAGGGCGAAATCTACGAGACCGCCAAGCGCCACGACGTCGACATCGGCGCGTTCTTCTCCGCGGGCTACCGGCTGTTCTTCGACGAGGACCAGGGCCCGAAGCTCGGGCCGTTCCTCGCGAAGCTCGACCGCGAGTTCGTGCTCGGGCGGCTGCGCCGCCGGCGCTGA
- a CDS encoding site-2 protease family protein → MDIWTVLGVALLAYWAGVSWAKARNLLPSFVSATGPVLTLHTKRGKRLLAWAATPKRFWRAWGNFGLGVALVVAAGTLFMLVTSAAQTLANPPAPTAVNQPRNALVIPGVSDFMPLSVAPEIVAGLFIGMVVHEFGHGLMCYVEDIDVDSMGAVLLAVLPIGAFVQPDEESQRRADRGSQARMFAAGVTNNFLVVVVAFALLFGPVAGAVGVASGGLVGDVHDDSAAAAAGVGAGDRVTAVGGVPVANNTEFQRALDDAESREVTVTLAGGNEVRVDRHLLVTGVATDSPLAALGTGSVLAEVNGTAVYTQRGLEAAVENRTVATFETANGSSVTAPAGAFVTVVPDTPADAAGLPAEGNAIVTRIDDERVTSGSDMGDALDAHDPGETVTVEAFVNGTVDTYDVALGEQSDGSSYFGGVIATGVSGLSASGFGAQLYPADAFLSLASGDVEGTGLGLLLGGGASGLVGFLQGIAAALFLPLLSIIDPSLAFNFPGFAGVNTSFYVAAGPLPDAVVFVVANVLLWTGWINLNLAFFNCIPAFPLDGGHLLRTVAEAVTSRLPIGDRRAVTRAITTSIGLTMLAALVVMFFGPQLLG, encoded by the coding sequence ATGGATATCTGGACGGTTCTCGGCGTCGCCCTGCTGGCGTACTGGGCCGGCGTGTCGTGGGCGAAGGCCCGCAACCTCCTGCCGTCGTTCGTCTCCGCGACCGGGCCGGTGCTCACCCTCCACACGAAGCGCGGGAAGCGGCTACTGGCGTGGGCCGCGACCCCCAAGCGGTTCTGGCGCGCGTGGGGGAACTTCGGGCTCGGCGTCGCGCTCGTCGTCGCCGCCGGCACGCTGTTCATGCTGGTCACGTCCGCGGCGCAGACGCTCGCGAACCCGCCCGCGCCCACCGCGGTGAACCAGCCGCGGAACGCGCTGGTCATCCCGGGCGTCAGCGACTTCATGCCGCTGTCGGTCGCCCCCGAAATCGTCGCGGGGCTGTTCATCGGGATGGTCGTCCACGAGTTCGGCCACGGCCTGATGTGCTACGTCGAGGACATCGACGTGGACTCGATGGGCGCGGTACTGCTCGCGGTGCTTCCCATCGGCGCGTTCGTCCAGCCCGACGAGGAGAGCCAGCGCCGCGCCGACCGCGGGTCGCAGGCGCGCATGTTCGCGGCGGGCGTGACGAACAACTTCCTCGTGGTCGTCGTGGCGTTCGCACTCCTGTTCGGCCCGGTCGCGGGCGCGGTCGGCGTCGCCAGCGGCGGACTGGTCGGCGACGTCCACGACGACTCGGCGGCCGCCGCGGCCGGCGTCGGCGCGGGCGACCGCGTCACCGCGGTCGGCGGCGTCCCGGTCGCGAACAACACGGAGTTCCAGCGGGCGCTCGACGACGCCGAGAGCCGCGAGGTCACGGTGACGCTGGCCGGCGGCAACGAAGTGCGCGTCGACCGCCACCTCCTCGTGACCGGCGTCGCCACCGACTCGCCGCTGGCCGCGCTCGGAACGGGGAGCGTCCTCGCGGAAGTCAACGGCACGGCGGTCTACACGCAGCGCGGGCTCGAAGCCGCCGTCGAGAACCGGACGGTCGCGACCTTCGAAACGGCCAACGGGTCGAGTGTCACCGCGCCCGCCGGCGCCTTCGTCACCGTCGTCCCCGACACGCCCGCGGACGCCGCCGGCCTCCCCGCGGAGGGGAACGCCATCGTGACGCGAATCGACGACGAGCGCGTCACCAGCGGCAGCGACATGGGCGACGCCCTCGACGCACACGACCCCGGCGAGACGGTGACCGTCGAGGCCTTCGTGAACGGGACCGTCGATACGTACGACGTCGCGCTCGGCGAGCAGAGCGACGGCTCCAGTTACTTCGGCGGCGTCATCGCCACCGGCGTCAGCGGCCTCTCCGCGTCAGGGTTCGGCGCGCAACTGTACCCCGCCGACGCGTTCCTCTCGCTGGCCTCCGGGGACGTCGAGGGGACGGGGCTGGGACTGCTGCTCGGGGGCGGCGCCAGCGGCCTCGTCGGGTTCCTGCAGGGCATCGCGGCCGCGCTGTTCCTCCCGCTTCTGAGCATCATCGACCCGTCGCTGGCGTTCAACTTCCCCGGGTTCGCGGGCGTGAACACGAGCTTCTACGTCGCCGCCGGGCCGCTGCCGGACGCGGTGGTGTTCGTCGTTGCGAACGTCCTGCTGTGGACCGGGTGGATAAACCTCAACCTCGCCTTCTTCAACTGCATCCCCGCGTTCCCGCTGGACGGCGGCCACCTGCTGCGGACGGTCGCGGAAGCGGTCACCTCGCGGCTCCCCATCGGCGACCGGCGAGCGGTCACCCGCGCCATCACCACGAGCATCGGGCTGACGATGCTCGCGGCGCTGGTCGTGATGTTCTTCGGCCCGCAGCTACTGGGCTAG
- a CDS encoding PadR family transcriptional regulator: MRKSGPPKGLVSYLVLELLEERPRYGYEILKEIGDLSGGHWEPSYGSVYPILYKFEEEGYAERIEVEDEPDRKYFEITEAGREKLAEKREEVGQTADDVTDVILGFYHVFAVLATDERFDVDNPEEGEGWRFDEAFSAWIAEQLIRHHEYYFEEFERVEDTPEEFADRMGLDD, from the coding sequence ATGCGCAAGAGCGGTCCGCCGAAAGGGCTCGTCTCGTATCTCGTGTTGGAACTGCTGGAGGAACGCCCGCGCTACGGGTACGAGATTCTCAAGGAGATCGGCGACCTCAGCGGCGGCCACTGGGAGCCCTCCTACGGCTCCGTCTACCCCATCCTCTACAAGTTCGAGGAGGAGGGGTACGCCGAGCGCATCGAGGTCGAGGACGAGCCCGACCGCAAGTACTTCGAGATAACGGAGGCGGGCCGCGAGAAGCTCGCGGAGAAGCGCGAGGAGGTCGGGCAGACCGCCGACGACGTGACGGACGTCATCCTCGGGTTCTACCACGTGTTCGCGGTGCTGGCGACCGACGAGCGCTTCGACGTGGACAACCCCGAGGAGGGCGAGGGGTGGCGCTTCGACGAGGCGTTCTCGGCGTGGATCGCCGAGCAGCTCATCCGCCACCACGAGTACTACTTCGAGGAGTTCGAGCGCGTCGAGGACACGCCCGAGGAGTTCGCCGACCGGATGGGCCTCGACGACTAG
- a CDS encoding heme-binding protein → MADAPPTDEGWFVLHDFYTVDWDAWRDAPERDRDAALDEAESFLAHREALADADEGDSAVFSITGQDADLMFVHFRESLDELDRIQRSFEQTAFAAYTERAHSYVSVVEISGYTAPDYFEDPESVDAGLRQYFESKLTPEIPEDTYVSFYPMSKRRQPEQNWYDLPLEERAEMMEVHGELGKQYAGRVSQVIASSVGLDDWEWGVTLFADDLTDIKDIVYEMRFDEVSAKYGEFGEFFVGRRFPPSDLPAFMDGAEVPTPEDEGHAHGHGESGHAHGEGGHGHEHGDSHGHDDGHEHGDGHHDHGDEEESDGIRGELEDLDIYAGQPHGEDVYATVLYSEADTDELFEEVEGLRGNFDHYDTHVKTAVYDGRKTDRAAVVSIWDTASAADTAAGFLSELPEVVSRAGEESGFGTMGMFYETKPEHTDDFVEKFDTVADVLAEMDGHFETDLMMNVEDENDMFIASQWASKEDAMSFFRSDDFADTVDWGRDVLADRPRHVFLA, encoded by the coding sequence ATGGCAGACGCTCCACCGACCGACGAGGGTTGGTTCGTGCTCCACGACTTCTACACCGTGGACTGGGACGCGTGGCGGGACGCCCCCGAACGGGACCGCGACGCGGCCCTCGACGAGGCCGAGTCGTTCCTCGCGCACCGCGAGGCGCTCGCGGACGCCGACGAGGGCGACTCCGCGGTGTTCTCCATCACCGGGCAGGACGCCGACCTCATGTTCGTCCACTTCCGCGAGTCGCTGGACGAACTCGACCGCATCCAGCGCTCGTTCGAGCAGACGGCGTTCGCGGCGTACACGGAGCGCGCGCACTCCTACGTCTCCGTCGTCGAGATCTCGGGGTACACCGCGCCCGACTACTTCGAGGACCCCGAGAGCGTGGACGCGGGCCTCCGGCAGTACTTCGAGAGCAAGCTCACGCCGGAGATTCCCGAGGACACGTACGTCTCCTTCTACCCGATGAGCAAGCGCCGCCAGCCCGAGCAGAACTGGTACGACCTGCCGCTGGAGGAGCGCGCGGAGATGATGGAGGTCCACGGCGAACTCGGCAAGCAGTACGCCGGGCGGGTCAGCCAGGTCATCGCGTCCTCCGTGGGCCTCGACGACTGGGAGTGGGGCGTGACGCTGTTCGCGGACGACCTCACGGACATCAAGGACATCGTCTACGAGATGCGCTTCGACGAGGTCTCCGCGAAGTACGGCGAGTTCGGCGAGTTCTTCGTCGGCCGCCGCTTCCCGCCGAGCGACCTCCCCGCGTTCATGGACGGCGCCGAAGTCCCGACGCCCGAAGACGAGGGCCACGCGCACGGCCACGGCGAGAGCGGGCACGCGCACGGTGAAGGCGGCCACGGCCACGAACACGGTGACAGTCACGGCCACGACGACGGCCACGAACACGGCGACGGCCACCACGACCACGGCGACGAGGAGGAGAGCGACGGCATCCGCGGCGAACTCGAAGACCTCGACATCTACGCGGGTCAGCCCCACGGCGAGGACGTCTACGCGACGGTCCTCTACTCGGAGGCCGACACCGACGAGCTGTTCGAAGAAGTCGAGGGCCTGCGCGGGAACTTCGACCACTACGACACGCACGTCAAGACCGCCGTCTACGACGGCCGCAAGACGGACCGCGCCGCCGTCGTCTCCATCTGGGACACCGCCAGCGCCGCCGACACCGCCGCCGGCTTCCTCTCCGAGCTCCCCGAGGTCGTCTCCCGCGCCGGCGAGGAGTCCGGCTTCGGCACGATGGGGATGTTCTACGAGACCAAGCCCGAACACACCGACGACTTCGTCGAGAAGTTCGATACTGTGGCGGACGTCCTCGCGGAGATGGACGGCCACTTCGAGACCGACCTCATGATGAACGTCGAAGACGAGAACGACATGTTCATCGCCAGCCAGTGGGCGTCCAAGGAGGACGCGATGAGCTTCTTCCGCAGCGACGACTTCGCCGACACCGTCGACTGGGGCCGCGACGTGCTCGCGGACCGGCCGCGGCACGTGTTCCTAGCCTAA